From the Carya illinoinensis cultivar Pawnee chromosome 4, C.illinoinensisPawnee_v1, whole genome shotgun sequence genome, one window contains:
- the LOC122306051 gene encoding protein SCARECROW-like, with translation MASCALLDVGVNGSSSDENRDRSNIFKGRIPLTSASNTINDDAGTCEDLPQINRGLPHRQPNGKILRKRMASEMEMEVQATFATTTGKNDYTRLSCSSINATSTTAVSSMGGGSFPALAASNNICVASGDAFLKPSPKQTKYYSTLLDSSTNLTTSISGGGSCGVLSCVTPASLSHDHGDERLSLQHQHYQLLSQDPAVCGFSGLPSFPSESYQNNNNNNNSHSNISRSVPNRSGAVAVTPSTEDSSAKAWIDGIIKDLIHSSNNVSIPQLIQNVREIIYPCNPNLAALLEYKLLSLTPPDPSPIYSEGRSAAVQQQQQQQGGLVQGSSERIKFNQLDSGNFSSPKQINQLYLHRGIAPLPSASPEPAVDNHHRQQQQQQPCASSRLSLNQVQKQGQQEQENSSSAETERQTTPTATNTTSISNGVAIYSREKKEEMRQQKRDEEGLHLLTLLLQCAEAVSADNFEEANMTLLEISELSTPFGTAAQRVAAYFSEAMSARLLSSCLGIYAALPHSQSYSQKMASAFQVFNGISPLVKFSHFTANQAIQEAFEREERVHIIDLDIMQGLQWPGLFHILASRPGGPPYVRLTGLGTSMDALEATGKRLSDFADKLGLPFEFVPLAEKVGNIDPERLNVSKREALAVHWLQHSLYDVTGSDTNTLWLLQRLAPKVVTVVEQDLSHAGSFLGRFVEAIHYYSALFDSLGASSYGEESEERHVVEQQLLSREIRNVLAVRGPSRSGEVKFHSWREKLQQCGFKGLSLAGNAATQATLLLAMFPSEGYTLVEDNGTLKLGWKDLSLLTASAWRPNFLAATDF, from the exons ATGGCTAGTTGTGCTTTGCTTGATGTTGGTGTCAATGGCAGTAGCAGCGACGAAAATAGAGATCGTAGTAATATCTTCAAAGGTCGAATACCCTTGACCAGTGCCTCCAACACCATTAATGACGACGCCGGCACCTGCGAGGACCTGCCTCAGATCAATCGTGGTCTTCCGCATCGCCAGCCCAACGGAAAGATACTGAGGAAGAGGATGGCCTCtgagatggagatggaggttCAGGCCACCTTTGCCACAACCACCGGCAAGAATGATTATACGAGGTTATCCTGTTCAAGTATTAATGCCACAAGCACCACCGCTGTGTCTTCCATGGGTGGTGGCTCTTTCCCAGCGTTGGCAGCTAGCAACAATATTTGTGTTGCTTCGGGAGATGCTTTCCTCAAACCAAGTCCAAAACAGACCAAGTACTACTCCACTTTGCTAGATTCTTCCACGAATTTGACCACTTCGATTTCAGGCGGGGGCTCTTGTGGGGTTCTATCTTGTGTTACACCTGCGAGCTTAAGTCATGATCATGGCGACGAGAGGCTCTCGCTGCAGCATCAGCATTATCAGCTCCTGAGCCAGGATCCTGCTGTTTGTGGGTTCTCGGGCCTACCCTCGTTTCCTTCCGAGAgctatcaaaacaataataataataataatagtcaCAGCAATATCAGCAGAAGCGTTCCTAACCGGAGTGGTGCCGTTGCTGTCACTCCTTCGACGGAAGATAGCTCCGCCAAAGCGTGGATCGACGGCATCATAAAAGATCTAATCCATAGCTCCAACAACGTTTCAATTCCACAGCTCATCCAAAACGTGAGAGAGATCATCTATCCTTGTAACCCCAACCTCGCCGCCCTCCTTGAGTACAAGCTCCTCTCCCTGACGCCACCCGACCCTTCGCCAATCTACTCGGAGGGAAGAAGTGCGGCGgttcagcagcagcagcagcagcaaggcGGCCTGGTGCAAGGTTCTTCAGAGAGGATTAAGTTCAATCAATTAGATTCTGGTAATTTTTCTTCTCCCAAGCAAATAAATCAATTGTACTTGCACCGGGGAATTGCACCGCTGCCTAGCGCTTCTCCTGAGCCTGCCGTCGACAATCATCACCGtcaacagcagcagcaacaaccATGCGCTTCATCACGTCTTTCGTTGAATCAAGTGCAGAAGCAGGGACAACAAGAACAGGAAAATTCTTCATCAGCGGAGACTGAAAGGCAAACAACGCCGACAGCTACTAACACTACAAGTATTAGTAATGGCGTCGCAATCTATTCGAGGGAGAAGAAGGAAGAGATGCGTCAGCAGAAGAGAGACGAAGAGGGCTTACACCTTCTGACCTTGCTCCTGCAATGCGCCGAAGCTGTATCGGCAGATAATTTCGAGGAAGCGAACATGACGCTGCTGGAGATTTCCGAATTGTCGACGCCCTTTGGCACGGCTGCGCAACGGGTGGCAGCATACTTCTCAGAGGCAATGTCCGCAAGACTGCTGAGCTCGTGCCTTGGAATATATGCGGCGCTACCCCATAGCCAGAGCTACAGCCAAAAGATGGCTTCGGCCTTCCAGGTGTTCAACGGCATCAGCCCCCTGGTGAAGTTCTCCCATTTCACGGCCAATCAAGCTATACAAGAAGCATTTGAAAGGGAAGAGAGGGTTCACATTATAGATTTGGACATCATGCAAGGGCTCCAGTGGCCTGGCCTCTTTCACATCCTTGCTTCTAGACCTGGAGGACCTCCTTATGTGCGCCTCACTGGCCTTGGCACCTCCATGGATGCTCTCGAGGCTACCGGCAAGCGCTTGTCGGATTTCGCCGACAAATTGGGACTTCCATTTGAGTTCGTTCCTCTGGCGGAAAAGGTCGGGAACATAGATCCGGAGAGGCTGAATGTCAGCAAGAGGGAAGCACTCGCCGTCCACTGGTTGCAACATTCCCTTTATGATGTAACTGGTTCAGACACCAATACGTTGTGGCTTCTGCAGAG GTTGGCTCCAAAAGTGGTGACAGTGGTAGAACAAGACCTGAGTCATGCAGGCTCCTTCTTGGGAAGGTTTGTGGAGGCAATACACTACTACTCGGCGCTTTTCGACTCGTTAGGGGCAAGTAGCTACGGGGAGGAGAGCGAGGAGAGGCATGTGGTAGAGCAGCAGCTGCTATCCAGGGAGATTCGGAACGTGCTGGCGGTCAGGGGGCCGTCGAGAAGCGGAGAGGTGAAGTTCCACAGCTGGAGGGAAAAGCTCCAGCAGTGTGGGTTCAAGGGCCTTTCTTTGGCTGGGAATGCCGCCACCCAGGCAACCTTGCTCCTGGCCATGTTTCCTTCTGAAGGTTATACATTGGTGGAGGACAATGGCACGCTCAAGCTTGGCTGGAAGGACCTTTCCTTGCTCACTGCTTCCGCCTGGAGGCCAAATTTCCTTGCCGCTACTGATTTTTGA
- the LOC122306541 gene encoding uncharacterized protein LOC122306541 has translation MDKSWMLITDRLRSSEYANGVKEFITLARSHANGSDEIRCPCTLCSNNYFLPFSEVERHLFIRGIDKNYTVWIFHGDEEYLSLSDDDNLHDSPHDDQYIDDVDIMLEDIQAGRFSGVPSNESFNGGGTTSVEPESTKSFDQLLVDARRPLYEGCTKYSKLSFLVKLLHIKTLGGWSVKSFDMLLQLLKSAFPNALLPNSYQESRSLLRGLGFTYTKIHACPNDCILYWKENVDKEECPKCKVSRWIFSKSKQKSIPQKVLRHFPLKPRLQRLFMSQKIVAEMRWHRDQRMNEHGVLRHPADSEVWKAFDQQYSWFAQDSRNVRLGLASDGFNPFNNLSKPYSIWLVILVPYNLPPWLCTKDQFFMTSLLIPGPRSPGNEIDVYLQPLIDELIDLWKNGVDTYDAMTAQTFRLHATLFWTINDFPAYGNLSGWSTKGKMACPSCRQETDSMWLT, from the coding sequence atggacaaaagttggatgctAATCACTGATAGACTTAGGTCTAGCGAATATGCCAATGGCGTTAAAGAATTCATTACTTTGGCCCGATCTCATGCTAACGGTAGTGATGAAATTCGTTGTCCATGTACCCTATGCTCGAATAATTATTTCTTACCTTTTAGTGAGGTCGAAAGACATTTGTTCATTAGGGGTATTGATAAAAATTACACAGTGTGGATATTTCACGGCGATGAGGAATATTTATCTTTAAGTGATGATGATAATCTTCACGATTCCCCACATGATGATCAATACATTGATGACGTTGATATTATGTTAGAAGACATTCAGGCTGGCAGATTTAGTGGTGTGCCTTCAAACGAGTCATTCAATGGTGGGGGTACAACCTCAGTCGAACCTGAGTCAACCAAATCTTTCGATCAGTTGTTGGTTGACGCACGTCGTCCTCTTTATGAAGGTTGTACAaagtattcaaaactttcatttcttGTCAAGTTGTTGCACATTAAGACATTGGGTGGTTGGAGTGTGAAGTCGTTCGACATGCTTCTACAATTATTGAAATCAGCTTTTCCCAATGCCCTTTTGCCTAACTCATATCAAGAGTCACGTAGCTTGTTACGAGGGTTGGGCTTTACTTACACCAAAATCCATGCTTGTCCGAATGATTGCATTCTTTATTGGAAAGAAAATGTAGATAAAGAAGAGTGCCCAAAATGTAAGGTGTCAAGGTGGATATTTAGCAAAAGTAAGCAAAAAAGTATTCCTCAGAAGGTCCTGCGACATTTCCCACTGAAGCCAAGATTACAAAGACTGTTTATGTCCCAAAAAATAGTAGCTGAAATGAGATGGCATAGAGACCAGCGCATGAATGAGCATGGTGTTCTAagacatcctgctgactctgagGTCTGGAAGGCATTTGATCAACAATATTCTTGGTTTGCTCAAGATAGccgcaatgttaggcttggtCTAGCTAGTGACGGTTTcaacccatttaataatttgagtaaACCATATAGTATATGGCTAGTTATACTTGTCCCTTACAACTTGCCCCCGTGGTTATGCACGAAAGATCAATTTTTCATGACTTCACTCCTGATTCCCGGACCGAGGTCACCAGGCAATGAGATCGATGTTTACTTGCAACCTCTAATAGATGAACTAATTGATTTATGGAAAAATGGTGTTGATACTTACGATGCTATGACAGCTCAGACGTTCCGATTACATGCAACTTTATTTTGGACAATTAACGATTTTCCTGCATACGGTAACCTTTCTGGTTGGAGCACTAAGGGAAAAATGGCATGTCCATCGTGTAGGCAAGAAACAGATTCGATGTGGTTGACATAG